A region from the Acidiferrobacter sp. SPIII_3 genome encodes:
- the rpoD gene encoding RNA polymerase sigma factor RpoD has product MDQETQRLQLKKLILQGKEQGFLTYRDINDHLPEDVHDADQIETVINMINDMGIEVYDQAPDPDTLLMKNDSATTPDDDEVVEEAEQVLASAVEGEFGRTTDPVRMYMREMGTVELLTREGEIDLAKRIEDGIRQSTEAIAACPATIAEVLRMMELVEQDQMRLTDLVVDFVDPQALDAPPPAEIDRDVTAVDDGDEESDDGDNVEADEDGGPDREEALERFGRIRKLHAVITKAAEKKGFKSPEVAKGQEKLAEEFMEIKFVSKQINRLVEHVRTLVDEAREQERLIMEVCVTKARMPRKVFLKSFPGNETNPRWIKKVGKGGEGNAEVIEANIATINNAQAKLADIEVRAGLPIADLKEVNRRMSIGEAKARRAKKEMVEANLRLVISIAKKYTNRGLQFLDLIQEGNIGLMKAVDKFEYRRGYKFSTYATWWIRQAITRSIADQARTIRIPVHMIETINKLNRISRQMLQEMGREATPEELAVRMDMPEDKIRKVLKIAKEPISMETPIGDDEDSHLGDFVEDTSIMAPTDAATVAGLKAATLDILDTLTPREAKVLRMRFGIGMNTDHTLEEVGKQFDVTRERIRQIEAKALRKLRHPSRSEHLRSFLDM; this is encoded by the coding sequence ATGGATCAAGAGACGCAACGCCTGCAGCTTAAGAAACTCATTCTTCAGGGTAAGGAGCAGGGGTTCCTGACTTATCGGGATATCAATGATCACCTGCCCGAGGATGTGCATGACGCGGATCAGATCGAGACCGTCATCAACATGATCAACGATATGGGTATCGAGGTCTACGATCAAGCCCCGGACCCTGACACCCTGTTGATGAAGAACGATTCGGCCACGACCCCCGATGATGACGAGGTCGTGGAAGAGGCCGAGCAGGTGTTGGCGTCGGCCGTGGAGGGCGAGTTCGGCCGCACCACGGACCCCGTTCGCATGTATATGCGCGAGATGGGGACGGTTGAGCTTTTGACGCGTGAAGGCGAGATCGATCTCGCCAAGCGCATCGAGGATGGCATCCGCCAGAGCACCGAGGCCATTGCGGCATGCCCGGCGACCATTGCCGAGGTGCTGCGGATGATGGAGCTCGTCGAGCAGGACCAGATGCGCCTTACGGATCTCGTCGTGGATTTCGTCGATCCTCAGGCCCTTGATGCGCCACCGCCCGCGGAAATCGACCGGGATGTGACTGCCGTCGATGACGGCGACGAGGAGTCGGACGATGGCGACAATGTCGAGGCCGATGAGGACGGCGGCCCCGATCGCGAGGAGGCGCTGGAGCGCTTCGGCCGCATCCGCAAGCTGCATGCGGTGATCACGAAGGCCGCGGAGAAGAAGGGCTTCAAGAGTCCGGAGGTCGCAAAGGGGCAGGAGAAGCTCGCCGAAGAGTTCATGGAGATCAAGTTCGTCTCGAAGCAGATCAATCGTCTGGTCGAGCATGTCCGCACGCTGGTCGATGAGGCCCGTGAGCAGGAAAGATTGATCATGGAAGTGTGCGTCACCAAGGCGCGCATGCCCCGCAAGGTGTTCCTGAAGAGCTTTCCGGGCAACGAGACCAACCCGCGCTGGATCAAGAAGGTCGGCAAGGGCGGTGAAGGTAACGCCGAGGTCATAGAGGCCAACATCGCGACCATCAATAACGCGCAGGCGAAGCTTGCCGATATCGAGGTGCGTGCCGGACTGCCGATCGCGGACCTGAAGGAGGTCAATCGGCGCATGTCCATCGGGGAGGCCAAGGCGCGGCGCGCCAAGAAGGAGATGGTCGAGGCCAATCTGCGTCTCGTGATCTCCATCGCCAAGAAGTACACGAATCGCGGCCTGCAGTTCCTGGACCTGATCCAGGAGGGCAACATCGGCCTCATGAAGGCGGTCGACAAGTTCGAGTACCGGCGTGGCTACAAGTTCTCGACCTATGCGACGTGGTGGATCCGTCAGGCGATCACGCGCTCGATCGCCGACCAGGCGCGCACCATCCGCATCCCCGTGCATATGATCGAGACCATCAACAAGTTGAACCGGATCTCGCGCCAGATGCTGCAGGAGATGGGTCGCGAGGCGACCCCCGAGGAGCTCGCGGTACGCATGGACATGCCCGAGGACAAGATCCGCAAGGTGCTGAAGATCGCCAAGGAGCCGATCTCCATGGAGACCCCGATCGGCGACGACGAGGATTCGCATCTGGGCGACTTCGTGGAGGACACGAGCATCATGGCCCCGACCGATGCCGCGACCGTGGCTGGTCTCAAGGCCGCAACCCTTGATATATTGGACACACTGACGCCGCGCGAGGCCAAGGTCCTGCGCATGCGCTTTGGGATCGGCATGAACACCGACCACACCCTGGAAGAGGTGGGCAAGCAGTTCGATGTGACGCGCGAGCGGATCCGCCAGATCGAGGCGAAGGCCTTGCGCAAGCTGCGTCACCCGAGCCGCTCCGAGCACCTGCGCAGCTTCCTGGATATGTAA